A DNA window from Pseudomonadota bacterium contains the following coding sequences:
- a CDS encoding AEC family transporter yields MSTTLAQELFAIIAPVFLVAGIGFAWGRFRLPFDTKGMTTLVTWVGTPALVVSTLLKTAPALGTLSKLLLVAVVVHVAMGLLGYLVLKRARLSCKAFLPSLIFGNCGNMGLPLSLFAFGESGLALAIAFFTVSAIGMFTAGQAIAAGRTSLGILLRTPILWAVALAMVLLATGTRLPGWAGSTVDLLGQFTIPIMILALGVSLAKLQVHSLGRSALLSLVRIGGGMALGFGIGALFGLEGIELGVVVLQASMPVAVFNYLFAQYYSNEPEEVAGLVVVSTAMSFMMLPFLLPVIL; encoded by the coding sequence TTGTCCACCACACTCGCTCAAGAACTTTTCGCCATCATCGCCCCCGTTTTTCTGGTCGCGGGGATCGGCTTCGCGTGGGGGCGTTTTCGGCTTCCGTTCGATACCAAGGGTATGACGACGTTGGTGACCTGGGTCGGCACGCCGGCCCTGGTGGTCTCCACGCTGTTGAAAACCGCGCCGGCGCTGGGCACCTTGAGCAAGTTGCTGCTGGTGGCCGTCGTTGTCCATGTTGCGATGGGGTTGCTGGGCTACCTGGTTCTGAAACGCGCCAGGCTTTCCTGCAAGGCGTTTCTGCCCAGCCTGATCTTCGGTAATTGCGGCAACATGGGTTTACCGTTATCCCTGTTTGCCTTCGGCGAGTCGGGCCTGGCGTTGGCTATCGCCTTTTTCACCGTATCTGCGATTGGCATGTTTACCGCCGGGCAGGCGATTGCGGCGGGGCGCACTTCGCTCGGCATACTATTACGCACCCCGATACTCTGGGCGGTGGCGCTGGCCATGGTCTTGCTGGCGACCGGGACTCGTTTGCCGGGTTGGGCAGGCAGCACGGTCGATCTGCTCGGCCAGTTCACCATCCCCATCATGATCCTGGCGCTGGGGGTCTCCCTGGCCAAGTTGCAAGTGCACTCCCTGGGGCGCAGCGCCCTCCTCAGTCTGGTGCGCATCGGCGGTGGTATGGCGCTGGGATTTGGAATTGGCGCCCTGTTCGGATTGGAAGGTATTGAGCTGGGTGTGGTCGTGCTTCAGGCGTCGATGCCGGTGGCGGTGTTCAACTACCTCTTTGCGCAGTACTACAGCAACGAGCCGGAAGAGGTAGCGGGTTTGGTGGTGGTCTCCACGGCGATGAGTTTTATGATGCTGCCGTTTCTGCTGCCGGTGATTCTCTGA
- a CDS encoding peptidylprolyl isomerase translates to MNIAKNSVVQFGYTLKSETGDVIESASPAAPVAYLHGQGNIIAGLERALEGRAEGDQFSVTVPPEDAYGARKDGSVQRIAVKHLQGARKWKPGMIAHVDTEHGRHQVQIVKVGKFMADVDTNHPLAGKTLVFDIQVVSVRAATDEELAHGHAHGAGGHHH, encoded by the coding sequence ATGAACATAGCGAAAAATTCGGTGGTGCAGTTTGGCTATACCCTGAAGTCGGAGACGGGCGACGTGATCGAATCCGCCAGCCCTGCTGCGCCGGTTGCGTATCTGCACGGGCAGGGCAACATCATCGCCGGTCTCGAACGGGCGTTGGAAGGCAGGGCCGAGGGTGATCAATTTTCCGTGACCGTGCCTCCGGAAGACGCTTACGGAGCGCGTAAGGATGGGTCGGTGCAGCGCATTGCCGTGAAGCATCTGCAGGGAGCGCGCAAGTGGAAGCCGGGCATGATTGCCCATGTCGATACCGAACACGGCAGGCACCAGGTACAGATCGTCAAAGTGGGCAAGTTCATGGCCGATGTCGACACCAACCACCCGCTGGCCGGCAAGACGCTGGTATTCGATATTCAGGTGGTCTCAGTGCGCGCTGCCACCGACGAAGAACTGGCCCATGGGCATGCGCACGGCGCGGGCGGCCATCATCACTAG
- a CDS encoding phasin family protein, with protein sequence MKLNSYTDVFEQFKVALAPVQKLNALGVENFEKLAALQVSSLEAYSKLGVSQLKAALAVQDVAGLQAYIADQQEVAKTVGEKLVADAKSVAEMGEKFTAEAQKVAKESFASVGLKAA encoded by the coding sequence ATGAAACTGAATTCTTACACTGATGTTTTCGAGCAGTTCAAGGTTGCCCTGGCCCCGGTTCAGAAGCTGAACGCCCTGGGCGTCGAGAACTTCGAGAAGCTGGCTGCCCTGCAGGTCTCCAGCCTGGAAGCCTACTCCAAACTGGGTGTCTCCCAGCTGAAGGCCGCCCTGGCGGTGCAGGACGTAGCCGGTCTACAAGCCTATATCGCCGACCAGCAGGAAGTTGCCAAGACCGTTGGCGAGAAGCTGGTTGCCGATGCCAAGAGTGTGGCCGAGATGGGTGAGAAGTTCACCGCCGAGGCTCAGAAAGTGGCCAAGGAGAGCTTCGCTTCCGTCGGTCTGAAAGCTGCCTAA